A genome region from Primulina eburnea isolate SZY01 chromosome 9, ASM2296580v1, whole genome shotgun sequence includes the following:
- the LOC140841531 gene encoding inactive LRR receptor-like serine/threonine-protein kinase BIR2 yields the protein MNLLRNRSKSICLPLLFLLFCSLVFAEDDVKCLQGVKSSLSDPQGKLSSWDFANSTVGFICKFVGLSCWNDRENKLISMELRDFGLAGNIPDALQFCQSLQTLDLSGNGLSGSIPSQICSWVPYLVTLDLSGNDLTGQIPVDLANCSYLNVLILDDNKLSGSIPLQFSNLGRLKKFSVANNDLSGRVPLFNYALEQDYGGNGGLCGGTLVKCGGLSKKSLAIIIAAGVFGAAASLLLGFGLWWWYFSKSSRKRKGGDGIGGRDDGSSWAEKLRSHRLTQVVLFQKPLVKVKLVDLLAATNNFSEKNIIITSRTGTTYKAVLPDGSALAIKRLCAGKMGEKQFRMEMNRLGQLRHPNLVPLLGFCLVEEEKLLVYKHLSNGTLGYVLNGNPGVLDWGTRFRIALGAARGLAWLHHGCQPPILHQNISSDVVLLDEDFDARIMDFGLARLVTSSDSNYVVGDLGEIGYVAPEYSSTMVASLKGDAYSFGVVLLELATGQKALNVSMADEGYKGNLVDWVNQLSASGRIKDSIDKILCARGNDEEIERFLKIACNCLISRPKDRWSMYQVYESLKSMAEERGFSEQYDEFPLLFGKQESTSPT from the coding sequence ATGAATCTCCTCCGCAACAGATCCAAATCCATCTGCCTACCGTTGCTTTTCCTCCTGTTCTGCAGTTTGGTTTTTGCGGAAGATGATGTGAAGTGCCTGCAAGGAGTGAAGAGTTCGTTGAGTGATCCCCAGGGCAAGCTCAGCTCGTGGGATTTCGCGAATTCTACGGTTGGGTTTATCTGTAAGTTCGTCGGTCTGTCATGCTGGAACGACCGCGAGAATAAACTTATCAGTATGGAGCTCCGGGATTTTGGTCTCGCCGGAAACATCCCAGATGCTCTACAGTTCTGTCAAAGTCTTCAGACGCTGGATCTCTCTGGTAATGGTCTCTCCGGTTCGATCCCATCTCAAATCTGCTCTTGGGTGCCTTATCTTGTGACTTTGGATCTGTCCGGGAATGATTTGACGGGTCAAATCCCTGTTGACCTTGCTAATTGTTCGTATTTGAATGTTTTGATCTTAGATGACAATAAATTGTCTGGGAGCATTCCTTTACAGTTTTCGAATTTGGGGAGGTTGAAAAAGTTCTCTGTTGCGAATAATGATTTGTCTGGGAGAGTGCCTTTGTTTAACTATGCTTTGGAGCAGGATTATGGTGGAAACGGTGGGCTTTGCGGAGGTACGTTGGTTAAGTGCGGAGGCTTGAGTAAGAAAAGTTTGGCGATAATCATTGCTGCCGGGGTTTTTGGTGCAGCAGCTTCTTTGTTATTGGGATTTGGTTTGTGGTGGTGGTACTTTTCCAAGTCGAGTAGGAAGAGAAAGGGCGGAGATGGAATTGGAGGAAGAGATGATGGGAGTAGTTGGGCTGAAAAATTGAGGTCTCACAGGCTTACTCAAGTTGTGTTGTTCCAGAAACCGCTTGTAAAGGTTAAGTTGGTGGATTTGTTGGCTGCCACAAATAATTTTAGtgagaaaaatatcataatcacGAGTAGGACGGGGACGACATACAAGGCGGTTTTGCCAGATGGGTCAGCACTTGCAATTAAGCGGCTTTGTGCAGGTAAGATGGGGGAGAAGCAGTTTAGGATGGAGATGAATAGATTAGGGCAGCTAAGGCACCCGAATTTGGTTCCCCTGTTGGGGTTTTGCTTGGTTGAGGAGGAGAAACTCTTGGTTTATAAGCATTTGTCGAATGGGACTCTGGGATATGTGTTGAACGGGAATCCTGGTGTTCTTGATTGGGGAACCAGGTTTAGGATTGCTTTGGGGGCAGCAAGAGGACTTGCTTGGCTTCACCATGGTTGCCAGCCTCCTATCTTGCATCAGAATATTAGCTCTGACGTCGTTCTGCTTGATGAGGATTTTGATGCTAGGATAATGGACTTCGGTTTGGCAAGACTTGTAACTTCTTCAGATTCTAACTATGTCGTAGGGGATTTGGGTGAAATTGGGTATGTTGCTCCGGAATACTCGAGCACAATGGTTGCTTCCCTGAAAGGAGATGCTTACAGTTTTGGAGTGGTACTTCTCGAGTTGGCAACGGGACAAAAGGCGCTGAATGTTAGCATGGCTGACGAAGGCTATAAAGGTAATCTGGTGGATTGGGTGAATCAGCTCTCTGCATCTGGTAGAATTAAAGACAGTATCGATAAGATATTGTGTGCTCGGGGTAACGATGAGGAGATCGAGcgatttttgaaaattgcatgtAACTGTTTGATTTCTAGGCCAAAGGATAGGTGGTCTATGTACCAGGTTTATGAGTCACTTAAGAGCATGGCCGAAGAACGGGGTTTCTCGGAACAGTATGATGAATTTCCACTACTTTTTGGGAAACAAGAGTCCACCTCTCCCACTTAG
- the LOC140841529 gene encoding glutaredoxin-like, translated as MSLPKAKELVSANPVIVFSKSQCPFCVSVKKLLTEIGASYKVVELDEEGDGSQIQDALLKWTGQRTVPNVFIGGKHIGGCDATTALHRDGKLVPLLTEAGAVAKSSA; from the exons ATGTCGCTTCCCAAGGCTAAGGAACTCGTCTCTGCAAACCCAGTCATCGTTTTTAG CAAAAGCCAGTGTCCGTTTTGCGTGAGCGTGAAGAAATTGCTGACGGAGATCGGCGCCTCGTACAAGGTCGTTGAGTTGGATGAAGAGG GTGATGGTAGTCAGATACAAGATGCGCTGCTAAAATGGACTGGGCAGCGCACTGTTCCAAATGTATTCATCGGTGGGAAGCACATTGGTGGTTGTGATG CGACAACAGCCTTGCACAGGGATGGAAAGCTTGTGCCTCTGCTAACTGAAGCTGGAGCAGTTGCAAAATCTTCTGCTTAG
- the LOC140841532 gene encoding inactive LRR receptor-like serine/threonine-protein kinase BIR2 produces the protein MNLLRNRSKSICLPLLFLLFCSWVFAEDDVKCLQGVKSSLSDPQGILSSWDFSNSTVGFICKFVGLSCWNALENRLIGMELRDFGLAGNIPDALQFCQSLQTLDLSGNGLSGSIPSQICSWLPYLVTLDLSGNDLTGQIPVGLANCSYLNVLILDDNKLSGSIPSQFSNLVRLKKFSVANNDLSGRVPLFDHAVEQNYGGNRGLCGGSLGKCGKA, from the coding sequence ATGAATCTCCTCCGCAACAGATCCAAATCCATCTGTTTACCGTTGCTTTTCCTCCTGTTCTGCAGTTGGGTCTTTGCGGAAGATGACGTGAAGTGCCTGCAAGGAGTGAAGAGTTCGTTGAGTGACCCCCAGGGCATACTCAGCTCGTGGGATTTCTCGAATTCTACGGTTGGGTTTATCTGTAAGTTCGTCGGTCTTTCATGCTGGAACGCCCTCGAGAATCGACTTATCGGTATGGAGCTCCGGGATTTTGGTCTCGCCGGAAACATCCCAGATGCTCTACAGTTCTGTCAAAGTCTTCAGACGCTGGATCTCTCTGGTAATGGTCTCTCCGGTTCGATCCCATCTCAAATCTGCTCTTGGCTGCCTTATCTCGTGACTTTGGATCTGTCCGGGAATGATTTGACGGGTCAAATCCCTGTTGGCCTTGCTAATTGTTCGTATTTGAATGTTTTGATCTTAGATGACAATAAATTGTCAGGGAGCATTCCTTCACAGTTTTCGAATTTGGTGAGGTTGAAAAAGTTCTCTGTTGCGAATAATGATTTGTCTGGGAGAGTGCCTTTGTTTGACCATGCTGTGGAGCAGAATTATGGTGGAAACCGTGGGCTTTGCGGAGGTTCGTTGGGTAAGTGCGGAAAGGCTTGA